The following coding sequences lie in one Haloterrigena sp. KLK7 genomic window:
- a CDS encoding SPW repeat protein, protein MDATTRIAAGGNCLLGCWLIAAPFVFAVTGVARWNDILVGTAVALVAGYNYASVRSRRSASATGAGLVAILGCWLVVAPFTLGLEGPALWSDIVAGTVMTSFGGYNVYSLTAADRSPSVRSTAE, encoded by the coding sequence ATGGACGCGACGACGAGGATCGCCGCCGGCGGAAACTGCCTGCTCGGCTGCTGGCTGATCGCCGCCCCCTTCGTCTTCGCCGTAACGGGAGTCGCCCGCTGGAACGACATCTTGGTCGGCACCGCGGTCGCCCTCGTCGCCGGCTACAACTACGCCAGCGTTCGCAGCCGGCGGTCCGCGAGCGCGACCGGTGCAGGACTCGTCGCAATTCTCGGCTGTTGGCTCGTCGTTGCTCCCTTCACTCTCGGCCTGGAGGGACCGGCACTGTGGAGCGACATCGTCGCGGGGACTGTGATGACGAGCTTCGGTGGCTACAACGTGTACAGTCTGACCGCTGCCGACCGTTCGCCATCCGTCCGGTCGACTGCTGAATAG
- a CDS encoding four-helix bundle copper-binding protein, with translation MALTQIDHISENEEMQDCIDNCFEAAQACEWCADECAGEGEEMAKCLRLCRDVADLTTMHARFMARNSNYSAQLAEACAGACEECAEECERHDAEHCQVCADVLQDCAETCRNMASA, from the coding sequence ATGGCACTGACTCAGATCGACCACATCAGCGAGAACGAGGAGATGCAGGACTGTATCGACAACTGCTTCGAAGCCGCTCAGGCGTGCGAGTGGTGTGCCGACGAGTGCGCCGGCGAGGGCGAGGAGATGGCCAAGTGTCTCCGGCTCTGTCGCGACGTCGCCGACTTGACAACGATGCACGCGCGGTTCATGGCTCGCAACTCGAACTACAGCGCGCAACTCGCCGAAGCCTGCGCCGGCGCCTGCGAGGAGTGCGCCGAGGAATGTGAACGCCACGACGCCGAACACTGTCAGGTCTGTGCGGACGTCCTCCAGGACTGCGCGGAGACTTGTCGTAACATGGCGTCGGCCTAA
- a CDS encoding formate/nitrite transporter family protein, translated as MSVAPDPPEIFDRAADEGERRLDQSWLELISTSFIAGFTIVFGLAALGIVHSVVAPRAGDVAKLPGSLAFGLALVMLVVGRSELFNENFFDPVATAIERDDSWLIGPLLRLWSVTFAFNLVGGALMVLVLSVPGALPSGTDHALVTVAEEIVHREPTGVFADAIAGGALVALLSHLLEAVDGVGGRIAMAYIVGILLALGPFDHVIVTVLHVFFGMQFGANIGVGALGTTTAVVTAGNVVGGLGLVTVSHIAQVSGER; from the coding sequence ATGTCTGTCGCTCCCGATCCCCCGGAGATCTTCGATCGTGCGGCCGACGAGGGAGAACGACGCCTCGATCAGTCGTGGCTCGAGTTGATTTCGACCAGCTTCATCGCCGGGTTCACGATCGTCTTCGGCCTCGCGGCGCTCGGCATCGTCCACTCGGTCGTCGCACCGCGGGCCGGTGACGTCGCGAAACTCCCGGGATCGCTCGCGTTCGGTCTCGCCCTCGTAATGCTTGTCGTCGGACGGTCGGAGCTGTTCAACGAGAACTTCTTCGATCCGGTCGCGACGGCGATCGAACGAGACGACTCGTGGCTGATCGGCCCGCTGCTCCGCCTGTGGTCCGTCACGTTCGCGTTCAACCTCGTCGGCGGTGCCCTCATGGTGCTCGTGCTGTCGGTTCCCGGCGCGCTCCCCTCCGGAACGGACCATGCGCTAGTGACGGTCGCCGAGGAGATCGTCCACCGGGAGCCGACGGGGGTGTTCGCGGACGCTATCGCGGGCGGTGCGCTCGTGGCACTACTCTCTCACCTCCTCGAGGCCGTCGACGGTGTCGGCGGCCGGATCGCAATGGCGTACATCGTCGGTATCCTGCTGGCACTCGGCCCCTTCGATCACGTCATCGTCACTGTTCTCCACGTCTTCTTCGGGATGCAGTTCGGTGCGAATATCGGTGTCGGTGCGCTGGGGACGACGACCGCCGTCGTGACGGCCGGGAACGTCGTGGGAGGGCTCGGGTTGGTTACGGTCAGCCACATCGCTCAGGTCTCGGGGGAGCGATAG
- a CDS encoding transposase produces the protein MTTACDVKRLVPFSLRSRVPSYHKRRAFEKRRASLQQTGTRSAHLTYHRIGDRFGQWSRDYLHQCSKTIVEEARRHGCTHIAFENLERIRERINDGKKFQQWAFNALQTMVEYKAEECGLVVETVNPQYTSQQCSKCGCTLEENRDDQHFECLDCEYTANADYNAAKNVARKLALKLQRGQKSPAGGAFCQYALKSGTMTVNATEVASDTFVSAERESTGKPTVSAVGS, from the coding sequence ATCACGACTGCCTGTGACGTCAAGCGGCTGGTACCGTTTTCTCTTCGATCCAGAGTACCCTCATATCACAAACGCCGCGCGTTCGAGAAACGCCGCGCCAGCCTCCAGCAAACCGGCACGCGGAGCGCCCACTTAACCTACCACCGCATCGGGGACAGATTCGGGCAGTGGAGTCGAGACTACCTCCATCAGTGTTCTAAGACTATCGTAGAAGAAGCCCGCCGACACGGGTGTACACACATCGCGTTCGAGAACTTGGAGCGGATTCGAGAGCGTATCAACGACGGGAAGAAGTTCCAGCAGTGGGCGTTCAACGCTCTTCAGACAATGGTCGAGTACAAGGCAGAAGAGTGTGGTCTCGTCGTGGAGACTGTGAACCCGCAGTACACGAGCCAGCAGTGTTCGAAGTGCGGGTGTACGCTGGAGGAGAACCGCGACGACCAACACTTCGAGTGCCTCGACTGTGAGTATACGGCAAATGCGGACTACAACGCCGCGAAGAACGTGGCGCGGAAGCTAGCGTTGAAACTCCAGCGGGGGCAGAAGTCTCCTGCTGGAGGGGCGTTCTGTCAGTACGCCCTGAAGTCAGGGACGATGACCGTGAACGCTACTGAAGTGGCGTCCGATACGTTTGTATCGGCAGAACGCGAGTCCACTGGCAAGCCCACCGTTTCAGCGGTGGGTAGCTGA
- a CDS encoding transposase has protein sequence MEVQRTVRVKLDVPDERRAHLHQTIEQFNTAVNYSIENGRNDDGYLITAKTNIHDQVYHDLRDVTDLPANLCVRAYSKAVEMMKSTVADWKEGNSRPVPTFDQPTVVYDKRTLTINERSATLSTVDSRVEVEFDLGKYQADYLDDDDYEKRMGTLHYDEQESDFYLHIVVQKEVEEREGDRVLGVDLNLKNVAVTSTGSFYDSGELLWGQNHYFRVRRSLQDKGTRSAKQVLARLSGRENRFVLDRLHTISRRIVEEARHYDCSYIAVEDLTHIRERMDASDDQLKRQMHQWAFRELQEMIQWKATEYGIRVESVNPAFSSQTCSKCGHQSSTNRNSDGWFECNECGYEGDGDYNASKNIGKRLLSLPEGKRPSGLGDGHLALKSGTVTLNGDYTAYDTVSAEGESHAQAHGFSRG, from the coding sequence ATGGAGGTGCAACGTACCGTTCGGGTCAAACTCGACGTGCCCGACGAGCGACGAGCCCACCTCCACCAGACCATTGAGCAATTCAATACTGCCGTCAATTACAGCATCGAGAACGGTCGCAACGACGACGGCTACCTCATCACTGCGAAGACGAACATCCACGATCAAGTCTACCACGACCTCCGTGACGTGACCGACCTGCCCGCGAACCTCTGTGTTCGCGCCTACTCGAAGGCGGTTGAAATGATGAAGTCAACGGTCGCAGACTGGAAAGAGGGCAACAGTCGCCCCGTTCCGACGTTCGACCAGCCAACTGTCGTCTACGACAAACGCACGCTGACCATCAACGAGAGGAGCGCGACCCTCTCGACCGTGGATTCTCGGGTCGAAGTCGAATTCGACCTCGGCAAATACCAAGCCGATTACCTCGATGACGACGACTACGAGAAACGAATGGGGACGCTCCACTACGACGAACAGGAGAGTGACTTCTACCTCCACATCGTCGTGCAGAAAGAGGTCGAGGAGCGTGAGGGTGACCGTGTTCTCGGTGTTGACCTGAATCTGAAGAACGTCGCCGTGACCAGCACGGGGTCGTTCTACGACAGTGGTGAATTACTGTGGGGGCAGAACCACTACTTCCGCGTGCGCCGGAGCCTCCAAGACAAAGGCACTCGCTCCGCGAAGCAGGTGTTAGCGCGACTGTCGGGGCGAGAAAACCGCTTCGTCTTGGACCGCCTGCATACTATTTCTCGACGCATTGTGGAAGAAGCCCGCCACTATGACTGCTCGTACATCGCCGTCGAAGACTTGACCCATATCCGCGAGCGGATGGACGCCTCCGACGACCAACTGAAACGCCAGATGCACCAGTGGGCGTTCCGCGAGTTACAGGAGATGATTCAGTGGAAAGCCACCGAGTACGGGATTCGCGTCGAGAGCGTGAATCCCGCGTTCTCCTCGCAGACCTGCTCGAAGTGCGGCCATCAATCAAGCACGAACCGGAATTCGGATGGGTGGTTCGAGTGCAACGAGTGCGGATACGAGGGAGACGGCGACTACAACGCTTCCAAGAACATCGGGAAGCGACTACTCTCTTTACCCGAGGGCAAACGCCCCTCGGGGTTGGGCGACGGTCATCTTGCCCTCAAGAGCGGGACAGTGACCCTGAACGGCGATTACACCGCCTACGACACCGTGTCGGCAGAAGGGGAGTCCCACGCTCAAGCCCACGGCTTTAGCCGTGGGTAG
- a CDS encoding winged helix-turn-helix transcriptional regulator → MFRTDIVFERFGTGDVTVSFAWIADDLIPVLGIGVLMVLGVLFVRDRFGLRETSTIESAHRQTEIVSDQKRVYRLLQENGGQMKQSEIVDTVDWSKAKVSRLLSDLEDDGEITKISVGRENLICLPGHEPTETTS, encoded by the coding sequence ATGTTCAGAACAGATATCGTTTTCGAGAGGTTTGGAACAGGCGACGTTACAGTATCTTTCGCGTGGATCGCGGATGATCTTATACCAGTACTTGGGATCGGCGTTCTCATGGTTCTCGGCGTTCTTTTCGTGAGGGATCGATTCGGGCTCAGGGAGACCAGTACTATCGAGTCAGCACATCGCCAGACAGAGATAGTCTCTGATCAGAAGCGGGTCTACAGACTGCTGCAGGAGAACGGGGGACAGATGAAACAGTCCGAAATCGTCGATACAGTTGACTGGTCAAAAGCCAAGGTCAGTCGCCTGCTGTCGGACCTGGAAGACGACGGAGAGATAACGAAGATCTCTGTGGGTCGGGAGAATCTCATCTGCCTTCCCGGTCACGAACCCACTGAAACCACATCGTAG
- a CDS encoding aldehyde dehydrogenase family protein, producing MQEEQSDHYGMFIDGKFRDGAETFDVENPATGSPIATVAEASEGGVDDAITSAKRAQPEWAAMDPAERGQHLSAFAETIRERVDEISKTVTLETGRPIGQSVGLVGSAADYIEYYAGMTTKIQGETIPVPGDQQAFTRKEPVGVSAQVIPWNAPILLCCRGIGPALAAGNAVVVKPAPEAPLGLLEIGELATEAGIPDGVLNVVTGDGETTGAALTTDPRIDEITFTGSVATGQIVGKAAIDNVVPTALELGGKSPAVVFEDANLEDAVEGAMKALTLMSGQVCFATTRIFVHQGCYDEFREALREAVESISIGPGIEDPDLGPLVSDDGLEKVRGYVDDALENGASALTGGAVPDREGYFYEPTVIEGADDDAPISCEEVFGPVIALYEFSDEREAIRRANDTEFGLYATVWTNDLGRGHRVANEIEAGSVMVNQYSGSYPQTPFGGYKKSGLGREKGMQAIDHYTQLKTVNIDYGDGSDGTSDE from the coding sequence ATGCAAGAGGAGCAATCCGATCACTATGGAATGTTTATCGACGGGAAATTTCGAGACGGTGCCGAGACATTCGACGTCGAGAATCCGGCGACCGGCTCACCGATTGCGACCGTCGCCGAGGCCAGCGAAGGAGGCGTCGACGATGCTATCACGTCCGCAAAACGTGCTCAACCAGAGTGGGCGGCGATGGACCCAGCCGAACGGGGCCAGCACCTGTCGGCGTTCGCCGAGACGATTCGGGAACGTGTCGACGAGATCAGCAAGACCGTCACGCTGGAGACCGGTCGGCCGATCGGGCAGTCGGTAGGACTCGTCGGTAGCGCTGCCGACTACATCGAGTACTACGCGGGCATGACGACGAAAATTCAAGGAGAGACAATTCCTGTCCCCGGCGACCAACAGGCGTTCACACGAAAGGAACCAGTCGGGGTAAGTGCCCAGGTCATTCCGTGGAACGCTCCGATCCTACTTTGCTGTCGTGGGATTGGACCTGCGCTCGCAGCCGGAAACGCAGTCGTCGTCAAACCTGCACCGGAAGCCCCGCTTGGGCTGTTGGAGATCGGCGAACTCGCCACCGAAGCGGGAATCCCCGACGGCGTTCTCAACGTGGTCACCGGCGACGGCGAGACGACCGGTGCCGCGCTCACTACCGATCCGCGAATCGACGAGATCACGTTCACTGGTTCGGTGGCGACCGGCCAGATCGTCGGTAAGGCCGCAATCGACAACGTGGTTCCGACGGCCCTCGAGCTCGGTGGCAAGAGTCCGGCAGTCGTCTTCGAGGATGCTAATCTCGAAGACGCCGTCGAGGGGGCGATGAAGGCGCTGACGCTGATGAGTGGGCAGGTCTGTTTCGCGACGACGCGGATCTTCGTCCATCAGGGCTGCTATGACGAATTCCGCGAAGCACTCCGCGAAGCCGTCGAATCGATTTCGATCGGGCCGGGAATTGAAGATCCCGATCTCGGCCCCCTCGTCTCCGACGACGGTCTCGAAAAGGTACGAGGGTACGTCGACGACGCCCTCGAGAACGGTGCGAGCGCACTGACCGGTGGAGCGGTACCTGACCGTGAAGGGTACTTCTACGAGCCGACGGTAATCGAAGGGGCCGACGACGACGCACCAATCTCTTGTGAGGAGGTATTCGGTCCGGTCATCGCCCTCTACGAGTTTTCGGACGAACGGGAGGCGATTCGGCGGGCCAACGACACTGAGTTTGGCCTCTACGCGACGGTCTGGACGAACGATCTCGGACGTGGCCACCGCGTTGCGAACGAAATCGAGGCCGGTAGCGTAATGGTCAATCAGTACTCCGGCTCGTACCCGCAGACACCCTTCGGCGGCTACAAGAAGAGCGGGCTCGGCCGCGAGAAGGGAATGCAGGCAATCGATCACTATACCCAGCTCAAAACCGTCAACATCGACTACGGCGACGGATCCGACGGCACATCCGACGAGTAA
- a CDS encoding cupin domain-containing protein, which produces MDHIETADVDLEEVAPGVYLGDLSTGEQASMKYWRVEPGATLPVHRHEHEQIGYVLRGQLTAIVDGTEVPLEEGDAYRFPSQERHGAENRSEAPAVGLGVLAPPRTDPDWRQ; this is translated from the coding sequence ATGGACCACATCGAAACGGCCGACGTCGATCTCGAGGAAGTTGCACCGGGGGTGTATCTCGGCGACCTCTCGACGGGCGAGCAAGCGAGCATGAAGTACTGGCGGGTCGAACCGGGCGCGACGCTGCCGGTCCACCGGCACGAACACGAGCAGATCGGATACGTACTGCGGGGACAGCTGACGGCGATCGTCGACGGAACGGAGGTCCCCCTCGAGGAAGGGGACGCCTACAGGTTCCCGAGCCAAGAGCGACACGGGGCGGAAAACCGAAGCGAGGCGCCCGCGGTTGGTCTCGGCGTCCTCGCACCACCGCGGACAGACCCCGACTGGCGACAGTAG
- a CDS encoding ABC transporter substrate-binding protein codes for MPDNDTLRVFHLPFSFMLPQRVAAERGYFAEHGLDVELIERDRRRVDWKYVPGDGTLTGDQDVDLYPVCKWESLRRTWSLEDGRIVAHGAFADLPYTFHTRPETDIDGPADLANVPVAVNRRTGQEYTAIRALEEHLEPDEIELEHHGMPTNRLRALRDGTVEAVTLLDPHSALADGLGLQRIFEFENHVGIVGTDGLDGTAFEAFMDAYGRAVEEINEEPSAFRQQYLEMLEKDREVAPDLFEDVDVLAIRDSVTVPEYEVPEPVDSGDLEGHLDWMKERELIDEDAEIDTIVAPVR; via the coding sequence ATGCCAGACAATGACACACTTCGCGTGTTTCACCTCCCCTTCTCGTTCATGTTGCCGCAGCGAGTCGCGGCCGAGCGGGGGTACTTCGCGGAGCACGGACTCGATGTCGAACTGATCGAGCGCGATCGGCGACGCGTCGACTGGAAGTACGTCCCTGGGGACGGAACCCTGACCGGAGACCAAGACGTGGATCTGTACCCGGTCTGCAAGTGGGAGAGCCTCCGCCGGACGTGGTCGCTCGAGGACGGTCGGATCGTCGCTCACGGCGCGTTCGCAGACCTTCCGTACACGTTTCACACGCGACCGGAGACGGATATCGACGGACCGGCCGACCTGGCAAACGTCCCCGTCGCGGTCAATCGGCGGACCGGACAGGAGTACACGGCGATCCGGGCGCTTGAGGAGCACCTCGAGCCGGACGAAATCGAACTCGAACACCACGGAATGCCGACCAACCGGCTCCGAGCCCTCCGGGACGGTACGGTCGAGGCCGTGACGCTGCTCGATCCCCACAGCGCGCTCGCGGATGGGCTCGGACTACAGCGAATCTTCGAATTCGAAAATCACGTCGGAATCGTTGGAACCGACGGCCTCGACGGCACGGCGTTCGAGGCGTTCATGGATGCCTACGGCCGCGCCGTCGAGGAGATCAACGAGGAGCCGTCCGCGTTCCGTCAGCAGTACCTCGAGATGCTCGAGAAGGACCGCGAGGTCGCACCCGACCTCTTCGAGGACGTCGACGTGTTGGCGATCCGCGATTCGGTGACCGTTCCGGAGTACGAAGTTCCCGAACCCGTCGACTCCGGGGACCTCGAGGGGCACCTCGACTGGATGAAAGAGCGAGAGCTGATCGACGAGGACGCGGAGATCGACACGATCGTCGCACCCGTCCGCTAG
- a CDS encoding ABC transporter substrate-binding protein, which produces MDIDTQQSALDELHADPGELPVMRARFEHNGSPRYMLYTIKRFGFDRDHGFHLDVELVSDELEGGIETVEAKLHEGDADLIDIDFISAARERVDGAPIVAFHPYGRTVGGLVVPEASSIEGLSDLRDCRVGVVRRLDKNWILTRAACLEYHGFDPEAEATSVESGSKVELTRMLRDGDVDAALQFWQIVPEIVETGPYREVIPMADLVQRLSGADQTLPISTFLTSESYLSETPEAVRGFKRAYADAVERLRTDDELWDELGERMMYEDDPAVVRDGWREMVVADWDAETTAAMEQLFDHLLEVAGPDALGVDRIPDDLFQLEVPQPQ; this is translated from the coding sequence ATGGATATCGACACTCAGCAGTCGGCACTAGACGAACTGCACGCCGATCCCGGGGAATTGCCCGTAATGCGCGCCCGGTTCGAGCACAATGGCAGCCCGCGGTACATGCTGTACACGATCAAGCGGTTCGGCTTCGACCGCGACCACGGCTTCCACCTCGACGTGGAACTCGTTTCGGACGAACTCGAGGGCGGAATCGAGACGGTCGAGGCAAAGCTCCACGAGGGTGACGCGGATCTGATCGACATCGACTTCATCTCGGCGGCTCGCGAGCGGGTCGACGGCGCGCCGATCGTCGCGTTTCACCCCTACGGGCGGACCGTCGGCGGTCTCGTCGTTCCCGAGGCGTCGTCGATCGAGGGGCTGTCCGACCTCCGCGACTGCCGCGTCGGCGTCGTCCGACGGCTGGACAAGAACTGGATCCTCACGCGGGCCGCCTGTCTCGAGTATCACGGCTTCGACCCCGAGGCAGAGGCGACATCGGTCGAGTCCGGATCGAAGGTCGAACTCACGCGGATGCTGCGCGACGGCGACGTCGACGCTGCACTGCAGTTCTGGCAGATCGTTCCCGAGATCGTCGAGACCGGGCCGTACCGCGAGGTGATTCCGATGGCGGATCTGGTCCAGCGGCTCTCCGGCGCCGATCAAACGCTGCCGATCTCGACGTTCCTCACGAGCGAGTCGTACCTCTCCGAGACTCCCGAGGCCGTTCGCGGCTTCAAGCGAGCGTACGCCGACGCGGTCGAGCGGCTCCGGACCGACGACGAATTGTGGGACGAACTCGGCGAGCGGATGATGTATGAGGACGATCCCGCGGTCGTCCGCGACGGATGGCGAGAGATGGTCGTCGCCGACTGGGACGCGGAGACGACTGCGGCAATGGAGCAACTGTTCGACCACCTCCTCGAGGTCGCGGGTCCGGACGCGCTCGGTGTCGACCGCATTCCGGATGACCTGTTCCAACTGGAGGTGCCCCAGCCACAATGA
- a CDS encoding ABC transporter substrate-binding protein, translating into MTTTTIDFQLNWEPNGFQAPYFFARERGFYDEEGLDVRFVEGHGSPFAAEQAAKGRAEFALAGASAVLSVQSRGLEPLAVAAVTGKTPAAIYTLQDVFGEPLERPGQLVGRTIAPSATKTRILTAQLLENEGIRDDVELLEVDDHTHHRVQHKVLDGAVDAAVGVVTNGYELEREHDRTADELPIGNHLDVYGMTIVSDPDFARAEPETVRAFLRATARGWEAATADPEEAVDRLVERNATLERNRPVEERKFRTAATELQFTDRVRRSGWGLHDGDRWRTLGETLAETDLLEGEIDPDAVWTNEFVDTDADVVRNYVDRVGA; encoded by the coding sequence ATGACAACCACGACCATCGACTTTCAGCTCAACTGGGAGCCAAACGGGTTCCAGGCACCGTACTTCTTCGCCCGCGAACGGGGGTTCTACGACGAGGAGGGGCTCGACGTACGCTTCGTCGAGGGACACGGCTCGCCGTTCGCCGCGGAGCAGGCCGCGAAGGGACGCGCGGAGTTCGCGCTGGCGGGTGCGAGCGCCGTCCTCTCGGTCCAGAGCCGCGGCCTCGAGCCGCTCGCCGTCGCCGCCGTCACGGGGAAGACGCCGGCGGCGATCTACACGCTGCAGGACGTCTTCGGCGAGCCCCTCGAGCGTCCGGGTCAACTCGTCGGCCGGACGATCGCCCCCTCGGCGACGAAGACGCGCATCCTGACGGCCCAACTGCTCGAGAACGAGGGGATCCGGGACGATGTCGAGTTGCTCGAGGTCGACGACCACACCCATCACCGCGTCCAGCACAAGGTGCTCGACGGCGCGGTCGACGCCGCCGTGGGTGTCGTTACGAACGGCTACGAACTCGAACGTGAACACGACCGGACGGCCGACGAACTCCCGATCGGAAACCACCTCGATGTCTACGGGATGACGATCGTGAGCGATCCCGACTTCGCTCGTGCCGAGCCGGAGACGGTCCGCGCGTTCCTGCGCGCGACGGCCCGCGGCTGGGAAGCGGCGACGGCCGACCCGGAGGAGGCGGTCGACCGCCTCGTCGAGCGCAACGCCACGCTCGAGCGGAACCGGCCCGTCGAGGAGCGGAAGTTCCGGACCGCCGCGACTGAACTCCAGTTTACCGATCGGGTCCGCCGGTCCGGCTGGGGGCTCCACGACGGCGACCGGTGGCGGACGCTCGGAGAGACCCTCGCCGAGACGGATCTGCTCGAGGGAGAGATCGATCCGGACGCGGTCTGGACCAATGAGTTCGTCGACACCGACGCGGACGTCGTCCGAAACTACGTGGATCGAGTGGGTGCCTGA
- a CDS encoding VOC family protein, whose amino-acid sequence METVDHINVNVDDLESCYAFYRDALGLEVVRDPDDFQGEHAMFRAGETVVTLVETGRGERWDERGLDHPLDKAHLAFETDRDEYESLMDELDDQFPNQGPYDWDEFEGFYFLDPSGNLLEVITYEPPTGEQERSLLTHDDVE is encoded by the coding sequence ATGGAGACCGTCGATCATATCAATGTCAACGTCGACGACCTCGAGTCCTGCTACGCGTTCTACCGTGACGCGCTCGGGCTCGAGGTGGTACGCGATCCCGACGATTTCCAGGGCGAACACGCGATGTTCCGGGCAGGCGAAACCGTCGTCACACTGGTCGAAACCGGTCGCGGCGAGCGGTGGGACGAGCGCGGTCTCGATCACCCGCTCGACAAGGCGCACCTCGCCTTCGAGACCGACCGGGACGAGTACGAGTCGCTGATGGACGAGCTCGACGACCAGTTCCCGAATCAGGGGCCCTACGACTGGGACGAGTTCGAGGGGTTCTACTTCCTCGATCCGAGCGGCAATCTGCTCGAGGTAATCACCTACGAGCCCCCGACGGGCGAACAAGAGCGGTCGCTGCTCACGCACGACGACGTCGAGTAG
- a CDS encoding transcriptional regulator, which translates to MTDDIRHDGPPPFDRPFEGEDTKQRVYGAVLHAREPMTAAEIAERADCSEESARTHLSFYADLGIVIRHEGRPVRYERNDDYFEWRRVNELARENTVDELQARVSELTDRIEEYRGEYGVDSPAEVDVLEFDAERIDDVYVELGNWATNIEERRLHERARRKAAGSTAPSHS; encoded by the coding sequence ATGACAGACGATATCCGCCACGACGGCCCGCCCCCGTTCGATAGACCGTTCGAAGGCGAGGACACGAAGCAGCGCGTGTACGGTGCGGTGTTACACGCCCGAGAGCCGATGACGGCCGCCGAGATTGCCGAGCGGGCAGACTGCTCGGAGGAGTCGGCACGGACACACCTGTCCTTCTACGCCGACCTCGGCATCGTCATTCGGCATGAGGGCCGGCCGGTCAGGTACGAGCGCAACGACGACTATTTCGAGTGGCGTCGGGTCAACGAGCTGGCGCGAGAGAACACTGTCGACGAGTTGCAGGCCCGCGTATCGGAGTTGACCGACCGGATCGAGGAGTACCGCGGCGAATATGGGGTCGACTCGCCCGCCGAGGTCGATGTCCTCGAGTTCGACGCGGAGCGGATTGACGACGTGTACGTGGAACTCGGTAATTGGGCCACCAATATCGAGGAACGTCGCCTCCACGAACGCGCCAGGAGAAAGGCCGCCGGCTCGACGGCCCCGTCGCATAGCTGA